In a single window of the Labrus mixtus chromosome 20, fLabMix1.1, whole genome shotgun sequence genome:
- the LOC132954204 gene encoding uncharacterized protein LOC132954204, with the protein MNSSWLFLVMVVAIFVSMVLLAVVCLDCRTNGPPVSISQGNASDEYMPSTNFRVIHPYQPSIDTNSIHPSSNLLSPFSPSTDPGTQRRHRSFTPTETQSNPSYENPVDGPDYINTESDQEDPGYIIVLPEGENPLTNQSRASTPSSDVLHDYENVPEKKEDRDYLNVELLLLQRSTPDLSAQSSSSSDNDDDDDDDDDDEGNYVNQPPMLPC; encoded by the exons ATGAACAGCTCCTGGCTTTTCCTGGTTATGGTGGTTGCCATTTTTGTCTCGATGGTGCTCCTGGCTGTCGTCTGTCTGGACTGCAGAACAAATGGCCCACCGG TCTCCATCAGCCAAGGAAATGCGTCAGATGAATACATGcc ATCCACTAATTTCAGAGTGATCCATCCAT ACCAGCCGAGCATTGATACGAACTCCATCCACCCTTCATCCAACCTGCTGTCACCTTT CTCACCTTCAACTGATCCTGGAACTCAGAGGAGACATCGATCCTTCACCCCAACAGAAACTC AAAGTAATCCAAGCTATGAGAATCCAGTTGATG GACCCGATTACATAAACACTGAGAGTGATCAAGAAGACCCTGGATACAT aattgTGTTGCCTGAAGGTGAAAAtcctctgaccaatcagagccgAGCTTCGACACCCAGTTCAG ATGTTCTACATGATTATGAGAATGTCCCAGAGAAGAAAG AGGACAGAGATTACCTGAATGTTGAGCTGCTGCTCCTTCAAC GATCAACACCAGACTTGTCCgctcagagcagcagcagtagtgacaatgatgacgatgacgatgatgatgatgatgatgaggggaACTACGTCAATCAGCCACCG aTGCTTCCCTGCTAG